ATGCACTCACTGCATCCACACATACCACTGAAGCCGCTAATCTACagacaagaacaaaaaaacatccttcctgttaaagacagagagaaaatgtgtgtattcTGGTGTGTGTGGATGACATTTTTAGATCCCAAGGACAGGGTGTGTTTCCTCTCTTGCTTTCTATTGTTCCTGCAGCAACAGTGATCCTCAGGGAGCAGAGCAACCACCAGGACCGTAGAGCAGCAGCCAATGGCAGGGCAGGACAGAGAGGCCCCGAGGCTGATGGGAAATAAAGTCtgtcctcttttcctctttccatGGAGATTTTAAGTATAACATGCCCACTGCGTCTTCATGAGAAGGACTGTGATCGTGCCGTGTGCCACGGAGGGCAAACAGTCTTCATTTGATTGAAATGAGGGTCAGTATGTTGACTGAAGGGGTGTGAGAGTCAGTAGCTGTGCTCTCTGGTTGGGATGAAACCCTCCAGACTCTTTGCCCTTCATGGCACATGGTTACATCCCCCTCCTTTGAGGGATCATAAAACATCTAACCCTCTCAGTATAAGTGGTCCAAATGTTTTTGCTGCCATCTGCAGGACTGTCTGTGTACAAGCTGTCCTACAAAGGACATGAGCAGAGTTTGTCCAGGCAGCTCTGCAGGAAGCACACTGCTCATTTCACACTAAAAACACAAACCTTTGAGAATGCAGCGGAAAGCCAACATGAAGCTGACAATTGTGGCTTTGagtgaaatatttttagaaCTATTAGATGGCTTGTTATGCAATTTGAAATACATATGTATTGACCTTTCAGTATGGAGAGTAATATCTTttgtgatcccttaacttttcatctatagcaccatcatcagaTCAGTACAAGAACAGAAATATGTACACATGAATAGagaaaagtcaaaaataaataattatgagttaaaacaaaaatagaaataaaagtaaatgaaaatataaactagggctgtcacaatatcagattttcacaacacgattatcgtggccaaaagaattcatgatattatcgcaatatctataaaaaaaataataactctcgcaaatttgcatttatgaatgtaaaactTGTCCcagtgtatttcctgttgcagcgtAGGCCTATGTATGTGTAGGCCTATGTATGTGTAGGCCTATGTATGTGTAGGCCTATGTATGTGGATGACataaactgacaggaagtaaacacggagccaagctgttgcctagcaatacAATTCTGTTGAAACAGATTATAGGTTTTTTTGGGGATTATTTcctatataattttttttgcctgtattatatgttgttgatgttgaaatatatgttcattcatttaaaattaaaaaaacaaaaaaacggcTTCATGATGACGTCATGACGTACGGAAGCAAAGGGACATGCGCTCTCGCTCACTTCCTCCTCAGCTCGTCTCCTCGCTCTGTCTCCTCGCTCTGGTCTCTGTTGATAGCGGCTCTTTCCTTCTACACGTGTAACATCTTCTATGTGAAGCTCTCTCTCGCTGGGACCCGTTTACAAAGCTCGTCCTGCTCCGTCAGACAGGTAAGCTAACCGTCTTTAGGGTGTTTATATCTCTCTACAGCTGCGCAGCCGCTTTACCCAGCGGAGCTGAGCGGTTAGAGCTGAAGTTAACCGGGTTAGCATGCTaacctgttagcatgctaatgttagcatccTATGATGTTAGCATGCTATGATGTTACTATtaataaaaatagatgcaaaatgactaaaaagagatgcaaaatgatcaAGAATAGATGCAAAATGATCAAGaatagatgcaaaatgaccaaaaagagatgcaaaatgatcaagaatagatgcaaaatgactaaaaaatagatgcaaaatgaccaaaaagatcAAGAATAGAtgtaaaacaatcacaaagagaggcaaaatgactaaaaaatagatgcaaaatgaccaaaaagagatgcaaaatggctaaaaagggatgcaaaatgaccaagaatagatgcaaaacaatcacaaagaggcaaaatgactaaaaaatagatataaaatgagATGCAAAATGATCAAGGATAGATGCAAAACATCACAAAGAGaggcaaaatgactaaaaaatagatgcaaaatgaccaaaaagggatgcaaaatggctaaaagggatgcaaaatgaccaagaatagatgcaaaacaatcacaaagaggcaaaatgactaaaaaatagatataaaatgacCAGAATGAGATGCAAAATGATCAAGAATAGATGCAAAACATCACAAAGAGAGGCAAATTACtaaaaaatagatgcaaaatggCTGCAAAGAGATGCGAAATGACTAAAAGTAGACACTTTGAGAACCTTTGAGTTTGAGTGTCTTCTtccatgttagcatgctaacatcatAGCATGCTAATATGTTAGCATAGCATGCTATATGTTAGCATAGCATgctaaatgttagcatgctatgcTAACATTTAGCATGCTATGATGCTAATATGGTAACATATTAGCATGCTATGATGCTAGCTAGCTGATGCGTCTACTTTTTGTTGTGgtgttgctaacgttagctaactagctagctatctAGGTGATCAAATGTActgagttgtgtgtttgtgtctgtttctgtgtgaggCTATAACTGATCTTTTCTGTGTCGTCTCGTCTCCAGGTGTAAAGCCATAGTAACCGACCACCATGGGGGCTTATCTGTCGCAACCCAACACGGCCAAGACCTCTTCCGATGGCGGCAACAGCAACATGAGCTACGGCTTCTCTGCCATGCAGGGCTGGCGCGTCTCCATGGAGGTGAGGAGGATCACAGACTACCATGTTGTTACCTCTCCTTAAACACCACAAAGGAGAGGACTTGATTCAGTTGTAAATGGCGGGATAATAAAGGGATATGTGGCTTTTCTTTGTATAGGTTTGGTTGGTATCTTTACAGTCACACTCCTAAACTAGCTTTTCCCTGAGCATTAGCTTAAATCCACAATATACATCCTAATATACAGTTTGGGTATGCAGAGTTGCATTATAATCACTCTCCCACAACATTCAAGGGTAATTGATGTCTGCTGTGTGTAAGAAAGTACTTCACAGATGGAAATATTTTGAGGCCTTTGTCTATCTTGGTTCAGTCGCTTCTGATGAGAAACAGCTAAAATTCAGTTAATAAAGACATGTATGGACATGTGCAATGATTGTGTAACATCAACATATAGGTTTGTTGCATGGGGGCTGGTTGGTATCTTAACACAGTCACACTCCTAAACTAGCTTTTCCCTGAGCATTGGCTGAAATCCACAATATACATCCCCAGGGTGTCTTTGGTATGCTGAGCTACATTATAATCACACAACATTCAAGGgcatgttattgatgtctgCTTGTGTAAGAAAGTACTTCacagatgaaaacatttgaagatcTGAGGTCCTTTGTCACTTCTGATGAGAAAACCAgctaaaatgaattaaaaaaaaagacatgtatgGACATGTGCAATGATATTACACAATCAACATCATTGCTCATCAACTGTAAGAGAGGAGAAACTTTGTTGATCAGGGTTCCCACGTACCCTGgaaaagataagatattcctttattagtgccgcagtggggaaatttgcaaaacCTGGAAAACATTAGACCAATTTTCCAGTCATGGAAAATGTGAGGAAAAAGTCAAATGTCCAGGAAaatctctcctttttttcctttatctGAGAATGTACTACTAGGCTATCTATCAGAGCTCCCTAAATCAGATAAGATTGCCATCTGAAGGGGTTAGGTTATATTCAGGATCATATTAATGTTCAAACTGGACAGTATTTTGAATACGTGGTTTGATGTTGAAATGCAGTGAGCACACCCCCAAGTCACGTCTCATGGGCTACCATGCAGGTTTGATGACATTACAATGTAAGTGGATAATGTAAGTCAAATTATCCTTCAAATGTAATTATTAGTCATTGTTGGCTGGCAGCTGGTAGTTTTAATTCTATTATTCTATGATCAATTTGTCATAATGTCTAAGTGCATAAGAGATGATTTCATAGCTAAGTTCTAGCCATAGACCCCTGTCAGCTGTCATACCACACCATCATCACTGAAAAGTCCTAGGAAATGATCTCTAGAAAAGCGTGTGAACCCTTTTGATTGATGAAAGTGAGTtgacaaatataatatatttacattatatagCAATTCGTGAAGATAATATCTAAAGGTCTCCCCTAAATGTACAggttgttttttcccccagaaGAGGAATTCGGCCATGATTTGCACCCATTTGTAAACTGTCATGTtgtctgtaatgtaatgtgcatttttgtgtttcttgTGCCGCAGGATGCTCACAATTGTATCCCAGAGTTTGATGACGAGACAGCCATGTTTTCTGTGTATGACGGACATGGAGGTAACACTCATGCacactgtataaatactgtctcctatttatattattttgtaggATACATTGTGGCGTTTACAGCATTTGAACACTAACTTAACACAATATTTTGTGACTACCTAATCCTATCATTGACAATGAACAACACAGCAATAACAACAGTTTCTCCCAAAACTTATGTTTGCCATCACAAAAAGCATTCAGAGACATTTTCTCTCCCTTTTTGGATCACAACACATGTTTTTGTGAAGTGTTTCCAAAGGTTTCtctgtttattgtttgttttacacaCCTACCCTGAGAATTTATACAATCTGCTGTTCCCATTTAGGTGAAGAGGTGGCTCTGTACTGTTCAAAGTACCTTCCTGACATCATCAAGGAGCAGAAGACCTACAAAGACGGCAAACTGCAAAAGGTGAGAAACCGTAGAAGCCGCGGCATGACCTGTCTTAAACGAGTCTGACAGAGCAGATGTCTTCATGACCAGAGGCCTGCTGCTCGACTGGAGCATAGTTACAAATTAGGTGGGATAAAAGGCAAATGTATTATGAGTGTGTGGTCATCATTTGCTCCACAGTACTGACACATTCAAAACACTGAAGAGACATGAATCTCATTAATCTTGAACCCAATATTACACGGTATGTTGCTTGACTTTTACTCTTGCATGATGTTTCCAGGCTCTGGAGGATGCCTTCTTGGCAATTGACAGCAGAATGACCACAGAGGAGGTGATTAAGGAGCTGGTCCTGATTGCTGGACGGCCCACCGAGGAGCCACCTGTTGCAAAGGTGGCAGAGGAGGACGATTGTGAGTACACCCCTAACAATGAAATGTATGTAGTAATGTCTGATGTGGATGAGAATTGTGAGGAACATATAACAAAGCTCATTTATGGTGCATGGTAACGAAGGATTGACATCCAGCAAAATGCAATAAActaagaaaaaataattatgacCATGAGAGTACGACAAATACAAGACATCCTGAAGTTCATGCACATAAAGTAGGAAAAAATGTATGTACTTTGACTGGAATGATACAGTCAGCACTTCCTCCTCAGCTGGATCTGCTGTAGTGATGTCAAATCCTAGTTATAAGGACATTATCTAAATGTTTCCATCCCTTTCAGTGGACACAGAGGAGGCAGCTTTACTCCACGAGGAAGCCACAATGACCATAGAGGAGCTGCTGGTACGCTACGGCCAGAACCTCAATGCTGTCAAGCACGCAGCCGCCATCAGGTAGACTAACACACATTTAATCTTGACTTGTCATACACTTCCTGGAAATGTTGTCAGTCTTGTCTTTCTGGCTAATCATAACTGATAGCCCATTTGTCTACACATGAAACTGATCACATGGCTGTATTATGTCTCACCTCAACAACCTGTTTGAATATCACATCAAGGGAGTAATGATAACATTACATGGCAACTTTTGTTGTATATATTTGTGATATTTCAAGCTTTGGAAACATTTGAATGTAGTCTGTATATTTGAAGCAGTGAAattataagaataataagaacaACAAGATTCATTTTGGGGACAGAAtcatgtagagctgcaatgattaatggattagttgtcaactattaaattaaccaactattttgataatcaattaatcggtatGAGTAAATttgaaattctctgattccagcttcttaaatatgaatattttctgctttctttactcaaaacaagacattagaggatgattaatcaagaaaataatcattaattgcTAGAATCCATATTCAGTCCACCAGAAACTTCTTTCTTGACTTTAGTAACTCAGTGAGTCCAGGTATCTTTGGTTGTTGTGTAAATCAACAGCAGTTAAAAGTTTTATTCTTGTGGTTGGCGCCTCTTTATTTCCCCTTTGTGTTTTGTTCTTAGTGCGGCTGCTAAGAAGGCAGCCTGCTCGAAACCTGAGGCCTCAGAAGAAAAAGGGGAAGGTGGGAAAGGACTGAAGGAGGGCGTAAATGGAGAGTTGGAGGAGAGCAATGGGAAGGCAAAGAAAGGAGAAGGAGCGGCATCTGGGTCTAAACTGCGAGCCTGTCGGCGAACAGCAGGTGAAGGCAGTGGTGCAGGTACGGAGCTGGGATTTGGGAATCTTTAACAATTCAATTTTTTATCTTCATGAGCACATACAAAACTAATCATGCTAAGAATGCTTATCATGTCATATAATGTTGCCCTCGTTTTACCTCTACAGCAGCTGACTGTGGAGAGTCAGGAAGCTCCAATGGAGAAGAAAAGGCTGGTAAGGCAGAGGGAGACGCAGGTCcgtcctgctcctctctgtcctccaagACTGCAGGAGATTCCAAGTCCAGGTTTTTTGACGACAGTGAGGAAtctgaggagggagaggaggaggagggcagtgATGAAGAGGTGAGAGCAGGAGACCAGAATAAGCTGTCTTATGTGGCTATCAAAGCTCACTCACTGATGACTTGAAATcgtaacttttttctttttttcttttttattaggATGGTAGCGAAGAGGAAGAGGGTGATAGCAGTGAgatggaagaagaggaggatacagaggaaggagaggaagactctgaggatgaagaagaagaagaggaggaaatgtgCCTTCCTGGAATGGACGGCAAGGAGGAGGTGTGTACAAAGGACATGTCTGATTGAAACTTATGCAACGGACAAATCAACAGTACAACTGATACAAATTCCTACATGCAGCACAGACAATGTATCGTGCTCATATAGGCTGCCTTGACTCCTTAATTACCTTTTTAGCTGTCGAGTTGAAAGATGAATTGCAGTACAAATATCTTGAGGGTGGAGCTGAAAATATGATCGTTTCAACAACATGATACAGTGTGATATTTAGGTTCATCAAAGTTGTCGATTTGTTGTCATAGTCTTGGCTCTATCAGTACCTCCCTGATACAACAAGTTGACATTGATCACCAAAATATTAGGACCTCTTTCTACTGATGACTTGTACCACTTTAGCTTAAGACAAGTCTTGTAACGTGACAAAGCATTGTCATATGCTAATATTCATTGGTGGAATTAGTCATATTGAAACCATTTTTACTTGTCACTTTTGAGAGCTGGCCAAGTTAGCAGTAGTTTGTTTTTAGCCATTTAAAGAGCTCCGCTGTAATTTCCAGCTAACAGGCTGCAGTGTGTTGGATAGCCTCATTGCAGCAGAAGCCAAGTTTAGTGATTTGTGATGACATTGTGTAAATGAAAGAAGCTTTGGTGGCTGCCTGAAATTCTTTTCTCTGCAGAAAATTGTCTGGAAGCTTTTAAGAAGTTCATTTCAGTCCTGGTGTGAAATAACTTTTACAAAGATTATTCAGATTGTTAGTTTAACAGTGTGTCACATCTTCCATGTTCATGTATTCGCAGCCTGGCTCAGACAGCGGCACCACAGCTGTTGTGGCTCTGATTCGAGGAAAACAGCTGATCGTGGCCAATGCTGGAGACTCTCGCTGCGTGGTGTCTGAGCGTGGTAGGTCCAAACCATCTTGTGCCTATTTACCTTGATATATGTGTGATATTATagaataattgtgataaatcaAAAATGTCTAGCATTTAAACTCTGGTACCCCCCTCAGTACCAAGAGAGTATATCGTTGTATGTTTTTAGCTCTGCTCTTTCAGTAATTAGTATGCTGATACACAAAGCTCATATACTGATATATTAAACATGCTGATTATAATATCACTTCATGCCATTAAAAAGCAGCAGGATGTTACAGTATTGCACCCAAGCAACCTGGGAGCAgagttattatagtaaactaaaacaaaaataagcagtgaaaaatagtTACTAAACTGAAACTCGATAAATCTATATCCTTAAAggaaataatacaaatgtagataaattattttcagtgttagttttttagctataatgtATCACTACCGAATAAAGGATGTCTCAttacattgaaccacagaaactgaacagATGTGACATTCGAGGAGATGGCACTATCACGCAATCGCGTTGCCCTAAAGTAGCGTGAAGATTAaggattaaacattatggccgtTCCTACACGGTTCTCCAACCATGTGTTTTGTATATCTaactacatacttctgagacattatagctggccctaacaaaacaaactaaagctgaacctttctgaaaaactgaaactaaacttaAACTAGCAGCACATTCAAgaaaactaattaaaactaaactaaaattaaatcgtaaagtcaaaattaaaataacataaaaaataattg
Above is a genomic segment from Sebastes umbrosus isolate fSebUmb1 chromosome 2, fSebUmb1.pri, whole genome shotgun sequence containing:
- the ppm1g gene encoding protein phosphatase 1G isoform X2, with protein sequence MGAYLSQPNTAKTSSDGGNSNMSYGFSAMQGWRVSMEDAHNCIPEFDDETAMFSVYDGHGGEEVALYCSKYLPDIIKEQKTYKDGKLQKALEDAFLAIDSRMTTEEVIKELVLIAGRPTEEPPVAKVAEEDDLDTEEAALLHEEATMTIEELLVRYGQNLNAVKHAAAISAAAKKAACSKPEASEEKGEGGKGLKEGVNGELEESNGKAKKGEGAASGSKLRACRRTAGEGSGAADCGESGSSNGEEKAGKAEGDAGPSCSSLSSKTAGDSKSRFFDDSEESEEGEEEEGSDEEDGSEEEEGDSSEMEEEEDTEEGEEDSEDEEEEEEEMCLPGMDGKEEPGSDSGTTAVVALIRGKQLIVANAGDSRCVVSERGKAVDMSYDHKPEDEVELARIKNAGGKVTMDGRVNGGLNLSRAIGDHFYKRNKALPPEEQMISSMPDVKVLTLNGDHDFMVIACDGIWNVLSSQEVVDFISERIKPDQSGKVKALSSIVEELLDHCLAPDTSGDGTGCDNMTCIIITLRAHPSPAQSDDKKKRKHGEEEKAGAAEPEKNGNDSKKAKSD
- the ppm1g gene encoding protein phosphatase 1G isoform X1, whose amino-acid sequence is MGAYLSQPNTAKTSSDGGNSNMSYGFSAMQGWRVSMEDAHNCIPEFDDETAMFSVYDGHGGEEVALYCSKYLPDIIKEQKTYKDGKLQKALEDAFLAIDSRMTTEEVIKELVLIAGRPTEEPPVAKVAEEDDLDTEEAALLHEEATMTIEELLVRYGQNLNAVKHAAAISAAAKKAACSKPEASEEKGEGGKGLKEGVNGELEESNGKAKKGEGAASGSKLRACRRTAGEGSGAAADCGESGSSNGEEKAGKAEGDAGPSCSSLSSKTAGDSKSRFFDDSEESEEGEEEEGSDEEDGSEEEEGDSSEMEEEEDTEEGEEDSEDEEEEEEEMCLPGMDGKEEPGSDSGTTAVVALIRGKQLIVANAGDSRCVVSERGKAVDMSYDHKPEDEVELARIKNAGGKVTMDGRVNGGLNLSRAIGDHFYKRNKALPPEEQMISSMPDVKVLTLNGDHDFMVIACDGIWNVLSSQEVVDFISERIKPDQSGKVKALSSIVEELLDHCLAPDTSGDGTGCDNMTCIIITLRAHPSPAQSDDKKKRKHGEEEKAGAAEPEKNGNDSKKAKSD